The nucleotide sequence AAGCCTAACGGCCTCCAACGACTGACCACTCCAATAGGCTGACTTGACAGCTCAGCTTGACTCAACGAGGAGAGATTGAAATCAATCTCTCCTCGTCGTTTATGGTCTGTTTACTTGTCTTGGCCGGTTGTGAACTTCACCAAACGCGGCTCTTTGCCAGATCATCATTCAAAGATCACATTTCAACCGTGCATCCTTTGCCAGATCAGGCGATAAGCCTTGTCAGACAGGCCAATCAACCGCCATCTTATAGATTTTGAGAGTGCACCCCATGCTCGCTGAATATTAGTGCAGATCAATAATTGCCCTGGACATTTCCGGTATTTATGCAGAAATGTCCAGGGCAAATTTGTATCCAAGCTAGTTCACAGGTAAATCGTGATTAAACCAGGGTGCCGCCATCGATTTTGCGGACAGCGACCACAGCCGGACGCGGTGCCGCGTTGACCTGCTGACTGGGCCAATTAGAGCCCAGGGGCACGTCGCGCTCTTGGGTAAAGAGCTGACCATCGGTCGTTTTCATCGCAAACTTGCGCGTCTCAAAGGCTCCCTCTTTGCGAGTGCCATAAGTTTCACCTGGGTGCTGAGCCGCCAAAAAAAGAGTCGACTGGTCTTGGGTGATAAACGGGCCACACATCTCACATTCCATCGGGCCATAGGCAAACATCAACGCTTCCCCAGCATGTGGCCCCGAGGTGGGAATGTACCAGACTGAATTGTTGCCAAACAATCCGCGCAGATTCGACTGGCTGACGGCGTTACCTTCTTCATCAATTCGGCTGGCGACTTCGAGATTATGCTTACTGGTGGACATATCCGTCACCATCCACAGGTTGCCGCTGCCATCGATTTCCAAATTATCCGGGTTCGAGAAGCCAAAGCCACCCTCGGCAGGTTCACCGCCCAAAGCCATCATTTCCCAGGTAAAGGTCATGGCGGCAGGGTCCGTTCCCGTCTCTTGCAACTTCATGATCCAGCCGTGTTCATAAGGCGTTTCGCCATTCGGGCCTTGAAAGATAGTGTTATCGGGGCCGCCGTCGCCACCGGGGCCACCTGACGTAAAGGCGATGAACAATGTGCCATCAGCCGCCACATCGGTGTCTTCGGGGCGGGCGGTGCAGATCGCGCCTGCCGCATTGGCGGCAAAATGCGCGTCGATCAAAATCGCCCCCTGCTTTTCCTCAGCAGAGCCTTCGTACAGATCGCCTAAGGTGCGATATCGCTGGGCAAAGGCCCGCATCTCAGCATCGGACTCAACTTTGACCACGCCGCCTGCGGGCCGTTGCGGCAAGGTAATCATGCCGCCTGCCACTTGGCTGGGCATATCGGGGTTCACCGCTGTATCGGCTTGGAGGGCAATCCACTGGCCGGTGCCATCCGCATTGAATTTGGCCGCGTAGAGCATGCCGTCGGTCATGAGTTGGGAGTTAGTTTTGCTGGTGGGATTCATCACCGTACCAGCACTCACAAATTTGTAGAGGTGGCCGCCCCGGCGATCGCACCCCGAGTAAACCGCCAGCTTTTGATTAGCGACGGCGCGTACTGCCACGGCTTCATGGCGAAACCGACCGAGCCAGGTGTGCTTGACCCCGTAGTCGTCAGCGTTGGCGGGATCCACCTCTACCATCCAGCCATACTTATTGCCCGCGTAGCCAAAGACGCCACCCAGGCCATCAAAGTCATTGGCCTCGACGATAAATGGCTTTTCGGAGGTTGGCAGGGAAGTGCCATCGGCAAAGACGGGTTCGGGTACGTAGTTCTGAAAGTTTTCTTCAGCACTGAGCACCGTGCCCCAGGGGGTAGTGCCGCCCGCGCAGTTATTGAAGGTGCCGATAATTTTTTCGCCCAAGTCGTCTACATAGCCCCGACCTGAGGTTTTATTAAAGACAGCCACAGCCGGCCCTGTGCTGGCTAGGTAACGGCCATCTTCCAGACCTGAGAGGCCCGTGATGCGGCGATCGGCAGGGGAGAAGGTACGCTCCCAGGCACCAGCGGCATTACGGCGCACTGAGATGACGCCAATCCCCACGTCGGTCAGGGCTTCTTTCCCCAATTCACGCAGCTGCGCCTTGAGCACACTGTTATCGGGCACGTCGTCAAAATTAATGCCCGCGTCGCCCGCAGCGATCGCAGCAGTCTTGATTTCATCCAAAGGCAGTGACTGACCAATGACATCAGGATACGTTTCTAGCCAGGTGCTGCCGCTGATGTATTCAAAGTTGATCGTCAAATAGCCTTCGTTGGGTGCAGTTTCGACCAGGGACAGGTAGTCGTTGTTGTAGCCAAAGCGCGAGTCACCAATTTGATCGCCCCAGGCTCCAATGACGTCGTAGGTGTAGCCCTCAGGCACCACCAACTCATCTTGCACAATGTACCGACTAAATTTCGTCGATTCGTTAGCGGAGGACAAGCCCATGTAGGGCATGGGCATCGGGCCTTCGACGGGGGTGAACGGTAGCGAAGTGTTGGCCAGGGCTGGCGCACCTTGCAAAGGGGCTGCCAGTTCTTTACCCGTACGCCCCCAAGGGACTAAAGCGGTCGCCCCAGCAGTGGCGCCTATAAACATCAAAAACTGTCTGCGCTTAAGGCTCATAATGACCTGTGTTCTCTGCTCAACATCAGATGGACTGGTGTCATCAGCTGCTGAGCCGGAGCAGCCATTTATGGCATTGACCGATGTGCCAACCTTCACCATTTACGG is from Leptolyngbya iicbica LK and encodes:
- a CDS encoding PhoX family protein, whose product is MFIGATAGATALVPWGRTGKELAAPLQGAPALANTSLPFTPVEGPMPMPYMGLSSANESTKFSRYIVQDELVVPEGYTYDVIGAWGDQIGDSRFGYNNDYLSLVETAPNEGYLTINFEYISGSTWLETYPDVIGQSLPLDEIKTAAIAAGDAGINFDDVPDNSVLKAQLRELGKEALTDVGIGVISVRRNAAGAWERTFSPADRRITGLSGLEDGRYLASTGPAVAVFNKTSGRGYVDDLGEKIIGTFNNCAGGTTPWGTVLSAEENFQNYVPEPVFADGTSLPTSEKPFIVEANDFDGLGGVFGYAGNKYGWMVEVDPANADDYGVKHTWLGRFRHEAVAVRAVANQKLAVYSGCDRRGGHLYKFVSAGTVMNPTSKTNSQLMTDGMLYAAKFNADGTGQWIALQADTAVNPDMPSQVAGGMITLPQRPAGGVVKVESDAEMRAFAQRYRTLGDLYEGSAEEKQGAILIDAHFAANAAGAICTARPEDTDVAADGTLFIAFTSGGPGGDGGPDNTIFQGPNGETPYEHGWIMKLQETGTDPAAMTFTWEMMALGGEPAEGGFGFSNPDNLEIDGSGNLWMVTDMSTSKHNLEVASRIDEEGNAVSQSNLRGLFGNNSVWYIPTSGPHAGEALMFAYGPMECEMCGPFITQDQSTLFLAAQHPGETYGTRKEGAFETRKFAMKTTDGQLFTQERDVPLGSNWPSQQVNAAPRPAVVAVRKIDGGTLV